The following are encoded in a window of Chryseobacterium sp. genomic DNA:
- a CDS encoding DUF4271 domain-containing protein: MFQLTAVTGFTNQLRLTESHDWVIALLLASCFLYVFMLSSLHRGINLKRFLMQDFADASNVIVTWAIVSLVLCLSAAALISQYVPTVPRFLSLPGFLGLQFNKFGFTFLALVLFYLVKAMLSYLFYQSVGFSRRWNAFCFTATRFYFVLSLVLMGLCISHYYFPIDKSEALIYYISFFGFVFIFKTVYYIFHKNHILPNEWYYKFLYICTLQFIPVLALWKLLFF; encoded by the coding sequence ATGTTCCAATTAACTGCAGTAACCGGGTTTACCAACCAACTTCGCCTCACCGAAAGCCATGACTGGGTAATTGCTCTGCTGCTGGCATCATGCTTTCTTTACGTATTCATGCTGTCATCACTGCACAGGGGCATAAATCTTAAGCGGTTTCTGATGCAGGATTTCGCTGATGCCAGTAATGTTATCGTTACCTGGGCCATCGTTTCTCTGGTACTTTGCCTTAGTGCCGCTGCGCTGATCTCACAGTATGTGCCCACCGTGCCCAGATTCCTTTCACTGCCCGGATTCTTAGGCCTGCAGTTTAATAAGTTTGGATTTACATTTCTTGCCCTGGTCTTGTTTTACCTTGTTAAAGCTATGCTAAGCTACCTATTTTACCAGAGCGTAGGCTTCTCCAGACGCTGGAACGCTTTCTGTTTCACTGCTACAAGGTTTTACTTCGTGCTTTCGCTGGTGCTTATGGGATTGTGTATCAGCCATTATTATTTTCCTATTGATAAAAGCGAAGCACTAATATATTACATTTCGTTTTTCGGTTTTGTTTTCATATTCAAAACGGTGTATTACATCTTCCACAAAAATCACATTCTGCCCAACGAGTGGTATTATAAATTTTTGTATATTTGCACGCTCCAATTTATACCTGTTTTGGCGCTTTGGAAATTATTATTTTTTTAA
- the ftsH gene encoding ATP-dependent zinc metalloprotease FtsH, whose product MNNKGFNWFFPIAIMAFLLFFGRGLFMPSTSSEITEEQFFDMMKEGKVQNIKAYRDNFTADVFLTPEARTALAKNSGDSKSPFAALETTPGPDYNLKFGELRLLMEKFDKVKAENPQLKTTINVDTAGSLMESFLIQIAVGLIILSIIYFIFFRKMAGGGGPGGQIFSIGKSRAKLFDEKDKVQTTFKDVAGLEGAKEEVQEVVDFLKNSDKYTKLGGKIPKGVLLVGPPGTGKTLLAKAVAGEAKVPFFSLSGSDFVEMFVGVGASRVRDLFAQAKAKSPAIIFIDEIDAIGRARGKGNFTGGNDERENTLNQLLTEMDGFGTDTNVIVMAATNRADILDKALMRAGRFDRSIYVDLPELHERRSIFDVHLSKIKLDEGIDREFLAKQTPGFSGADIANVCNEAALIAARNNHESVTKQDFLDAVDRIIGGLEKKNKAIKPSEKRRVAYHEAGHAAISWLVEHAAPLLKVTIVPRGRSLGAAWYLPEERSLTTTEQMYDEICATLGGRAAEQTVFGNISTGALSDLERVTKQAQAMVTIYGLNEKVGNRSYYDSSGQSEYSFGKPYSEETAKVIDEEISTIIENQYSRALNILAENRDKLDSLARKLLEKEVIFREDLEEIFGKRAWDPELTEHPVSTVAGSVSEDNQASVPDENTAAPDSPSQL is encoded by the coding sequence ATGAATAATAAAGGATTTAACTGGTTTTTTCCCATCGCTATCATGGCGTTCCTACTGTTCTTCGGGCGCGGGCTGTTCATGCCGTCCACCAGTTCCGAGATTACGGAGGAGCAGTTTTTTGATATGATGAAGGAAGGCAAAGTCCAGAACATCAAAGCATACAGGGATAACTTCACCGCCGATGTATTCCTGACACCGGAAGCACGTACCGCTTTGGCAAAGAATTCCGGGGACAGCAAAAGCCCTTTTGCGGCACTTGAAACTACTCCGGGACCGGATTACAACCTTAAATTCGGCGAACTCAGGCTTCTCATGGAGAAGTTTGACAAGGTAAAAGCCGAGAATCCCCAGCTTAAAACCACAATCAATGTGGATACTGCGGGGAGTTTAATGGAAAGTTTCCTGATCCAGATCGCTGTCGGGCTTATTATACTTTCTATCATTTACTTCATATTCTTCCGGAAAATGGCAGGTGGCGGCGGTCCGGGCGGACAGATTTTCTCCATCGGTAAATCCCGCGCAAAACTTTTTGACGAAAAGGATAAGGTGCAGACTACATTTAAGGATGTAGCGGGACTTGAAGGCGCAAAGGAAGAAGTGCAGGAAGTAGTGGATTTCCTTAAAAACTCGGATAAATACACGAAGTTGGGCGGTAAGATACCGAAAGGCGTGCTGCTGGTTGGCCCTCCGGGCACTGGTAAGACCCTTTTGGCAAAAGCAGTGGCAGGTGAAGCTAAGGTTCCCTTCTTCTCTCTGTCCGGTTCCGATTTTGTTGAAATGTTCGTTGGGGTGGGAGCTTCCCGGGTAAGGGATCTCTTTGCGCAGGCAAAAGCTAAATCACCGGCCATTATTTTTATTGACGAAATTGATGCCATTGGCCGTGCCAGGGGCAAAGGTAACTTTACCGGTGGAAATGACGAGCGCGAAAATACACTGAACCAACTGCTTACAGAGATGGATGGTTTTGGTACAGATACCAACGTAATTGTGATGGCCGCAACGAACAGGGCTGATATCCTGGATAAAGCACTTATGAGAGCCGGACGTTTCGACCGCTCTATCTATGTAGATCTGCCTGAACTGCATGAACGCCGCTCTATTTTTGATGTTCATCTTTCTAAGATTAAACTGGACGAAGGTATAGACCGGGAATTTCTGGCCAAACAGACACCTGGATTCAGCGGTGCTGATATAGCTAATGTCTGTAATGAAGCAGCGCTGATCGCGGCACGTAATAACCACGAATCTGTGACCAAGCAGGACTTCCTGGATGCGGTAGACCGTATTATTGGTGGTCTGGAAAAGAAGAATAAGGCTATTAAACCATCTGAAAAGCGCCGTGTTGCCTATCATGAAGCCGGTCATGCCGCCATTTCCTGGCTGGTGGAACATGCCGCACCCTTACTTAAGGTGACTATTGTGCCGCGTGGGCGTTCCCTGGGAGCTGCCTGGTACCTGCCGGAAGAAAGATCGCTTACGACTACAGAACAAATGTACGACGAGATTTGTGCTACATTAGGCGGACGCGCTGCTGAACAGACTGTATTTGGTAATATTTCTACAGGTGCACTGTCCGATTTGGAGCGTGTTACCAAACAGGCTCAAGCCATGGTAACCATCTACGGTCTTAATGAAAAAGTAGGAAACAGGTCCTATTACGACAGTAGCGGGCAGAGTGAATACAGCTTTGGCAAACCTTATTCGGAAGAGACGGCAAAGGTAATTGATGAGGAAATTTCAACGATTATTGAGAACCAGTACTCCCGAGCACTGAATATATTGGCAGAAAACCGTGACAAACTGGACAGTCTTGCCCGGAAACTGTTGGAAAAAGAGGTTATCTTCCGCGAAGATCTGGAGGAGATCTTCGGCAAAAGAGCCTGGGATCCCGAACTGACTGAACACCCTGTAAGCACGGTAGCAGGCTCAGTTTCTGAGGATAATCAGGCGTCAGTTCCTGACGAAAATACCGCTGCGCCAGACAGTCCTTCGCAACTTTAA
- a CDS encoding uroporphyrinogen-III synthase gives MKIKSILVSQPPPSESSPYLEMAKKEKIKIDFRPFIHVEGLDNKELRTQKIDLAQFTGIIFTSKNAIDHYFRLAEEMRFSVPDSMRYICQSEAIANYLQKHIVYRKRKISFGEKTFADLAPLFKKFPSEKYLLPSSDVLSPDIPVILDKANVDWTRAIMYRTVCSDLTDISIQDYDMLVFFSPQGIKSLHQNFKDFKQGETKIAVFGPTTQSAAEETGLMVNVMAPTKETPSMTMAIEKYIRNMNK, from the coding sequence ATGAAGATCAAATCTATTCTTGTTTCTCAGCCGCCACCAAGTGAATCTTCACCTTATCTGGAAATGGCGAAGAAGGAAAAAATCAAAATAGATTTCCGTCCGTTCATTCATGTGGAAGGTCTGGACAACAAGGAACTCAGAACACAGAAGATTGACCTTGCTCAGTTTACGGGAATTATCTTTACGAGCAAAAACGCTATTGACCACTATTTCCGTCTTGCTGAAGAGATGCGCTTCAGCGTACCGGATTCTATGCGTTACATCTGCCAGAGTGAAGCTATTGCGAATTATCTTCAGAAACATATTGTTTACAGAAAAAGAAAGATCAGTTTTGGCGAAAAAACATTCGCCGACCTGGCACCTCTGTTCAAAAAGTTCCCTTCAGAGAAATACCTGCTGCCATCTTCGGATGTCTTAAGTCCGGATATACCTGTAATCCTGGACAAAGCGAACGTAGACTGGACCCGTGCCATCATGTACAGAACGGTTTGTTCCGACCTTACAGATATCTCCATACAGGACTATGATATGCTGGTATTTTTCAGTCCTCAGGGTATAAAGTCGCTTCATCAGAACTTTAAAGATTTCAAACAGGGCGAAACCAAGATCGCTGTTTTCGGCCCAACCACACAAAGTGCCGCTGAAGAAACCGGACTGATGGTCAATGTGATGGCTCCTACGAAGGAAACTCCTTCTATGACCATGGCAATAGAGAAGTACATCAGAAATATGAACAAATAA
- a CDS encoding phosphatidylserine decarboxylase family protein — protein MKLHRESKGTIIVATLIFAVLSFLAVTFLELWALVVIVPLLVIYGLIFWFFRVPNRDIEDHKENVIAPVDGKVVMIKEVNEDEFIKGKAIQVSIFMSPLNVHICRYPVSGKVVYKKYHPGKYLVAWHEKSSTENERTTVAVESLTHHQVVFRQIAGYVARRIVFNCTEGDTAKAGHEFGFIKFGSRMDVFLPLDTEIICKIGDKTKGGLDVIARMKA, from the coding sequence ATGAAACTTCACCGGGAATCCAAAGGGACCATTATAGTTGCCACCCTTATTTTTGCAGTTTTAAGCTTTTTAGCGGTTACTTTTCTTGAACTGTGGGCACTTGTTGTTATTGTCCCTCTTCTCGTTATTTACGGTCTTATATTTTGGTTTTTCCGTGTTCCAAATCGCGACATAGAAGACCATAAGGAAAATGTAATCGCACCTGTAGACGGCAAGGTGGTCATGATAAAGGAGGTGAATGAAGATGAATTCATTAAAGGGAAAGCTATTCAGGTTTCCATTTTTATGTCACCGCTTAACGTTCATATTTGCCGCTATCCGGTTTCAGGGAAGGTGGTCTATAAGAAATACCACCCAGGAAAATATCTTGTTGCCTGGCATGAGAAGTCATCTACCGAGAATGAAAGAACTACCGTAGCGGTTGAAAGTCTGACGCATCATCAGGTCGTGTTCAGGCAGATTGCTGGCTATGTAGCCCGGCGGATTGTTTTTAACTGTACTGAAGGGGACACCGCAAAGGCCGGGCATGAATTCGGCTTCATAAAATTTGGTTCAAGGATGGACGTGTTCCTGCCCCTGGATACAGAAATTATCTGTAAGATTGGAGATAAAACCAAGGGTGGATTAGATGTGATAGCCAGAATGAAGGCTTAG
- a CDS encoding LUD domain-containing protein, translated as MSLFKRIVGKIMNQPEDNENQSLEKLGDSLKNADLDYKFAQLFTHSGGFFNYCADEAEALQILNQIIKIEQVKSVFCCDRDLKNFLDVVKVPYTDNLEQSNDTAFITCEYLIAYDGRIMLSHNNIKHFHSSRLPEKIIVMANVSQIVSNLNDAMSKIKRNGNVKNLTSISGNQNKLDAPTRNSTKLFLLLIED; from the coding sequence TTGAGTTTATTTAAAAGAATTGTCGGTAAGATAATGAACCAGCCTGAGGATAATGAAAATCAGAGCCTGGAAAAACTTGGGGATTCGCTTAAAAATGCGGATCTCGATTACAAGTTTGCGCAGCTATTTACCCATTCCGGCGGATTTTTTAATTATTGTGCAGATGAAGCTGAGGCTTTACAGATCCTGAATCAGATCATTAAGATAGAACAGGTGAAATCCGTGTTCTGCTGCGACCGGGATCTTAAGAACTTTCTGGATGTCGTAAAGGTTCCTTACACGGACAATTTGGAACAGTCCAATGATACAGCCTTTATAACCTGTGAATACCTGATCGCCTATGATGGCAGGATTATGCTTTCGCATAATAATATCAAGCATTTTCACTCCTCCCGTTTACCGGAAAAGATCATTGTAATGGCGAATGTTTCCCAAATTGTTTCTAACCTTAATGATGCCATGAGCAAGATCAAGCGAAACGGCAATGTTAAAAACCTGACCTCCATCAGCGGGAACCAGAATAAATTGGATGCGCCTACGCGTAACAGCACTAAGCTATTCCTTCTTCTTATTGAAGATTAG
- the rsfS gene encoding ribosome silencing factor — protein MNNNTNKQALIDKIVDAVQDTKGEDIMIFDLSKIENSVAETFIICSANSNTQVSAIAGNIEKKVRNDLQERPWHVEGSENAMWVLVDYVSVVVHIFQKHIREYYEIEELWGDAKITRIEA, from the coding sequence ATGAATAACAACACAAATAAGCAAGCACTAATAGATAAAATCGTTGATGCGGTACAGGATACCAAAGGAGAGGACATCATGATTTTCGACCTTTCAAAGATAGAAAATTCCGTAGCGGAAACTTTCATCATCTGCAGCGCAAACTCCAATACACAGGTTTCGGCAATCGCCGGGAATATCGAGAAAAAAGTTCGTAATGATCTTCAGGAACGTCCATGGCATGTGGAGGGTTCCGAAAATGCCATGTGGGTACTGGTAGATTATGTATCAGTAGTCGTTCATATTTTCCAGAAACACATCCGCGAGTATTACGAGATAGAAGAGTTATGGGGCGACGCCAAGATCACCCGCATTGAAGCTTAA
- a CDS encoding LptF/LptG family permease, which translates to MGIVDRYIIKKYLGTFGFILLLLSTVVLVIDVQAKKPRIEENGFQLSEFLTQYYPFWIIYLIMTFMSILVFIAVIFFTSRMANNTEIVAIISSGASFHRFARPYFITSLFIGLFSLVINHYVLPWANIQKNELEAYTMNARKREQIIGSAPVSAQINVNEYIFIHSYNKKEKRGSGFAYRKYDKDKRLVYQLLASEMYWDEAKKHFVLNSFHEKTVQKDDSEKLNNGPEIYRKFGFPPEELFPDQLLGQTKTTPELIRFIDREREKGNSNLNTYLNELYQRTAMPVSVIVLTFLALSLASEKKRGGLGVNLAIGIALAFIFVFSFEALKVVSENKTLPPAVAMWLPNMVFAPLAAVLYFRRANQ; encoded by the coding sequence ATGGGGATTGTAGACCGTTATATCATCAAAAAATATCTTGGAACCTTCGGTTTCATTTTGCTGCTGCTCTCCACCGTCGTTTTGGTAATAGACGTGCAGGCTAAGAAACCGCGTATTGAAGAGAACGGTTTTCAGCTTTCTGAATTCCTGACCCAGTATTATCCATTCTGGATCATTTACCTTATAATGACCTTCATGTCTATTCTGGTATTTATTGCTGTGATTTTCTTTACGTCCAGAATGGCCAATAACACTGAGATTGTTGCAATTATAAGCAGTGGCGCCAGCTTTCACCGGTTTGCCAGGCCCTATTTTATAACCTCGCTTTTTATAGGTCTTTTTTCACTTGTCATAAACCACTATGTTCTGCCCTGGGCCAATATCCAGAAAAACGAGTTGGAAGCCTATACAATGAACGCACGAAAAAGGGAGCAGATTATTGGCAGCGCACCGGTTTCCGCGCAGATTAATGTCAATGAGTACATATTCATTCACAGTTATAACAAGAAGGAAAAACGCGGGTCAGGCTTTGCTTACCGGAAATACGATAAAGACAAGAGGCTTGTCTATCAGTTGCTGGCTTCGGAAATGTACTGGGACGAGGCCAAAAAACATTTTGTGCTGAACAGTTTTCATGAAAAAACAGTCCAAAAAGACGATTCTGAGAAATTAAACAACGGTCCCGAGATTTACCGAAAGTTTGGCTTTCCGCCTGAAGAACTCTTTCCGGACCAGCTTTTAGGACAAACCAAGACCACTCCGGAACTCATCCGCTTTATAGACCGGGAACGCGAGAAGGGTAACAGCAACCTGAATACCTACCTGAACGAACTTTACCAGCGTACTGCCATGCCGGTTTCGGTAATTGTGCTCACCTTTCTGGCACTCTCACTGGCTTCGGAAAAGAAGCGGGGTGGTTTGGGTGTTAACCTGGCTATCGGGATTGCGCTGGCCTTCATTTTTGTATTCTCGTTCGAAGCGCTTAAGGTAGTTTCAGAAAACAAGACACTTCCGCCGGCCGTAGCCATGTGGCTGCCCAATATGGTATTTGCGCCCCTGGCGGCCGTACTTTATTTCCGGAGAGCCAATCAGTAA
- a CDS encoding biotin--[acetyl-CoA-carboxylase] ligase: MTMLNYLPQCGSTNDEVVNFLRPGSAEIAGLCTFFQNNGRGQYGNRWEGAAGKNIALSLAVPASSVKLSDSLFNYYTALNIRRFTANLTRNEVKIKWPNDLIISHKKVCGILIEKKKVNNRMYYIVGIGLNVLQEDFGDLPRAGSLLTQTGTLFNLTDVAESMYTFLLGRFSETAGPEGILQDYNSCLYKRNEVAVFRKDNIRQNGMISTADEDGNLWIELEHEGLQKFYHKEIEMLY, encoded by the coding sequence ATGACCATGCTGAATTACCTGCCACAGTGCGGCTCTACAAATGACGAAGTCGTGAACTTCCTCCGACCGGGATCCGCTGAAATTGCAGGCCTCTGTACCTTTTTCCAGAATAACGGCCGCGGTCAGTATGGAAACAGATGGGAAGGTGCCGCGGGCAAAAATATTGCCCTTTCACTGGCTGTCCCCGCTAGCTCTGTTAAACTGTCCGATTCACTATTCAACTATTATACCGCACTTAATATACGCCGGTTTACCGCCAATCTGACCCGAAATGAAGTGAAAATAAAGTGGCCCAATGATTTAATAATCAGCCATAAAAAGGTTTGTGGAATTCTCATTGAGAAAAAAAAAGTAAATAACCGTATGTACTACATTGTGGGTATCGGACTGAATGTTCTGCAGGAAGATTTTGGCGACCTTCCCAGGGCCGGGTCCCTTCTAACGCAGACGGGCACGCTTTTTAACCTTACTGATGTGGCTGAAAGCATGTACACCTTCCTTTTGGGTAGGTTCAGTGAGACTGCGGGTCCCGAAGGCATTCTGCAGGACTATAATTCATGTCTGTACAAAAGAAATGAGGTTGCGGTTTTCCGAAAAGACAACATTAGACAAAATGGCATGATTTCCACTGCAGATGAAGACGGTAACTTATGGATTGAACTTGAGCATGAGGGTCTGCAGAAGTTTTACCACAAGGAAATAGAGATGCTTTACTGA
- the tgt gene encoding tRNA guanosine(34) transglycosylase Tgt, with amino-acid sequence MQPFFQIDKKSEGKARAGLLTTDHGQIQTPIFMPVGTVASVKTVHQRELKDDIKAQIILGNTYHLLLRPGMDIMTKAGGLHKFMNWELPILTDSGGYQVFSLAASRKMTEEGVKFKSHIDGSVQFISPEKSMEIQRQIGADIFMAFDECTPYPCGYSQAKTSMELTHRWLKRCIDWCADNPEMYGHRQHLFPIVQGSTYADLRKISAEVISESNAVGNAIGGLSVGEPEDEMYRITDIVTDVLPKDKPRYLMGVGTPWNILESIGLGIDMMDCVMPTRNARNAMLFTWNGVMNMKNQKWKDDFSPLDEFGTSYVDREYSKAYVRHLFVSKEYLAKQIASIHNLAFYLDLVKVAREHIIAGDFYKWKDSVMPALRQRL; translated from the coding sequence ATGCAGCCATTTTTTCAAATAGATAAAAAGTCAGAAGGAAAAGCACGCGCGGGCTTACTCACCACGGATCACGGGCAGATACAGACTCCCATCTTTATGCCGGTAGGAACTGTTGCCTCAGTGAAGACAGTTCATCAGCGCGAATTAAAGGACGATATCAAGGCCCAGATTATCTTAGGAAATACCTACCACCTGTTATTGAGACCCGGTATGGACATTATGACAAAGGCGGGCGGTCTTCATAAATTCATGAACTGGGAACTGCCAATACTTACCGATTCAGGAGGTTATCAGGTGTTTTCGCTCGCTGCCTCACGGAAGATGACTGAAGAAGGAGTGAAATTTAAATCTCACATAGACGGCAGCGTGCAGTTTATTTCTCCGGAAAAGTCAATGGAGATCCAAAGACAGATTGGTGCCGACATTTTCATGGCTTTTGATGAATGTACACCTTATCCCTGCGGTTACAGCCAGGCAAAAACATCTATGGAACTCACCCACCGCTGGTTAAAAAGATGCATAGACTGGTGTGCAGATAATCCCGAAATGTATGGGCACCGTCAACATCTTTTTCCCATTGTACAGGGTTCTACCTATGCCGATTTACGTAAAATTTCCGCTGAGGTCATTTCCGAAAGCAATGCTGTGGGAAATGCCATTGGAGGACTATCCGTTGGTGAACCCGAGGACGAGATGTACCGCATCACTGATATCGTTACAGATGTGTTGCCCAAAGATAAGCCGAGGTATCTTATGGGAGTGGGCACACCCTGGAATATTCTGGAATCAATTGGTCTCGGTATAGATATGATGGATTGTGTAATGCCCACCCGAAACGCACGAAACGCAATGCTTTTCACCTGGAATGGTGTTATGAACATGAAAAACCAGAAATGGAAAGATGATTTTTCGCCGCTGGATGAGTTTGGAACCAGTTATGTGGACCGGGAATACAGCAAAGCTTATGTGAGACATCTGTTCGTTTCCAAAGAATATCTGGCGAAGCAAATTGCCTCTATCCATAATCTCGCGTTCTATCTGGATCTGGTAAAAGTAGCCCGTGAGCATATTATTGCGGGTGATTTCTACAAGTGGAAGGATTCCGTAATGCCGGCTCTCCGCCAGCGCCTGTAA
- a CDS encoding polyprenol monophosphomannose synthase translates to MKKLVIIPTYNEQENIEAIIAAVFALDQDFHVLVVDDSSPDGTAGLVKKLQEKYPHHLHLSIRKVKDGLGKAYIHGFRWALQNGYDYIFEMDADFSHNPADLPRMFEACLQADMSVGSRYSNGVNVVNWPMGRVLLSYCASKYVRFILGIPVHDTTAGFACFSRKVLEEIGLDNVNLKGYGFQVEMKFRAYKKGFRIVEVPIIFMNRVKGESKMNGGIIGEAVFGVLHLKWQSLIGKL, encoded by the coding sequence ATGAAGAAACTCGTTATTATACCTACCTATAATGAACAGGAAAATATCGAAGCCATAATTGCTGCGGTGTTTGCTCTTGATCAGGATTTCCATGTCCTGGTGGTAGACGATTCCTCACCCGACGGAACCGCCGGTTTGGTGAAAAAGCTGCAGGAAAAGTATCCCCATCACCTGCATCTAAGCATCAGGAAAGTAAAGGATGGATTGGGCAAGGCCTACATTCATGGATTCAGGTGGGCTCTGCAGAACGGGTATGACTATATATTTGAAATGGATGCGGATTTTTCGCATAATCCTGCGGACCTGCCGCGAATGTTTGAAGCCTGTCTTCAGGCTGATATGAGCGTGGGTTCGCGCTACTCCAACGGGGTTAATGTGGTAAACTGGCCTATGGGGCGAGTCCTGCTTTCCTATTGTGCCTCCAAATATGTCCGGTTTATCCTGGGTATTCCGGTTCATGACACCACGGCCGGCTTTGCCTGTTTTTCCCGAAAAGTGCTGGAGGAAATAGGTCTGGATAATGTCAATCTCAAAGGCTATGGCTTTCAGGTAGAAATGAAATTCAGGGCCTATAAAAAAGGGTTTAGGATCGTTGAGGTTCCCATCATTTTTATGAACCGTGTAAAGGGAGAGAGTAAGATGAATGGCGGAATCATAGGTGAAGCCGTCTTCGGGGTGCTGCATCTGAAGTGGCAGTCATTAATCGGTAAATTGTAA
- a CDS encoding phosphatidate cytidylyltransferase, whose translation MDKNLIQRTISGLVYILIIMACIHPAGAESINKVFPDTVKQHYLYYGLISLLFLASVWECMKIMKFGTGYERWIVLPLAFFVFYLFSKRYFNFGFYYNFRLSEILALSLIIIAVVTLFKFSTELYYDSGKLIFTVIYTALPFGFALGLPKYSAFQNTFSLEVFFLFILIWSSDTFAYLTGKFFGKHKMAPKVSPKKTWEGFAGGVILTIILAFFVDKYFPELRGNWMVVGALIAVFAPLGDLVESQLKRSFAVKDSGNLIPGHGGVLDRLDSFIICAPVVYLYFILEKLI comes from the coding sequence TTGGATAAAAATTTAATTCAGCGTACCATTTCCGGGTTGGTATATATTCTGATAATTATGGCCTGTATACATCCGGCAGGTGCAGAATCAATTAATAAGGTCTTCCCTGATACTGTGAAACAGCATTACCTGTATTACGGGCTAATCAGTCTACTTTTCTTGGCCTCTGTGTGGGAATGTATGAAAATCATGAAATTCGGCACGGGGTATGAACGTTGGATTGTTCTTCCACTGGCATTTTTTGTTTTTTACCTTTTCAGTAAACGCTACTTTAATTTTGGATTTTATTACAATTTCAGACTGTCCGAAATCCTGGCGCTGTCCCTGATCATCATTGCCGTAGTTACCCTGTTTAAATTCAGTACGGAGCTGTACTATGACAGTGGTAAGCTGATCTTTACAGTAATCTATACCGCACTTCCTTTCGGCTTCGCACTTGGTTTGCCTAAGTATTCCGCCTTTCAGAATACTTTCAGTCTGGAGGTATTCTTCCTCTTTATCCTGATTTGGAGCAGTGATACATTTGCCTACCTTACAGGTAAGTTTTTCGGCAAACATAAGATGGCACCAAAGGTTTCACCTAAGAAAACCTGGGAAGGCTTTGCAGGTGGTGTGATCCTGACAATTATTCTTGCATTCTTTGTTGATAAATATTTTCCCGAACTTCGCGGGAACTGGATGGTCGTGGGTGCATTGATTGCCGTATTTGCGCCATTGGGAGACCTGGTGGAAAGCCAGCTTAAACGCAGTTTTGCGGTAAAGGATTCCGGAAATCTGATTCCGGGACACGGCGGTGTACTGGACCGGTTGGATAGTTTCATTATCTGCGCGCCTGTAGTATATTTGTACTTTATTTTAGAAAAACTTATTTAA
- a CDS encoding DUF4296 domain-containing protein, with the protein MKRLVLFCLFGFFLSCSDYVERPANLLSEDEIAEIVAEITIQEELLRVTQNSNMENATRLVLQKYKVSAADFTASYKYYGSSRKLESILEESQEIIKKRHPKAEAFIEKELKKNKVEEIPRN; encoded by the coding sequence ATGAAACGGTTGGTCCTTTTTTGCCTGTTTGGTTTTTTCCTTTCCTGCTCAGATTATGTGGAAAGGCCGGCAAATCTGCTTTCTGAAGATGAGATTGCTGAAATTGTTGCAGAAATTACCATACAGGAAGAACTGTTGAGGGTTACACAGAACAGTAATATGGAGAATGCCACGCGTCTTGTACTGCAAAAGTATAAGGTAAGTGCGGCAGATTTTACTGCCAGCTATAAATATTATGGCAGCAGCCGTAAACTGGAGTCGATTTTAGAGGAATCGCAGGAGATTATTAAAAAACGTCATCCGAAGGCGGAAGCCTTTATTGAAAAAGAACTTAAGAAAAATAAAGTGGAAGAAATTCCGCGTAATTGA